A window of the Gordonia humi genome harbors these coding sequences:
- a CDS encoding MCE family protein → MTTGFRNRGVKKAAAAAVALITSVSLAACGAVPGITVEQIPLPAPGGIGDAITVHASFDNALNLPAQAKVRLGGTDVGQVDQIVAKDYRAEVTMSVSKDVVVPVGTGAELRQATPLGDVFVALIPPTDASKGQVPDGGALSGPTSAAATVEDLLVSATGLVDGGSINALQRIFTELSTAIGGNAPELKGAIDGFTTAIDKFNKNSDQVDEAMAATAKLTQELADGRSQIAAAVNKLPAAIDAVDGQVGSILDTLDKSNKVTAATNDFLRTEKDDFGELLVNLNTTLTALNESAPTLGPLSDRLSALNPKWKSATMGSAADVAAKVYWLSPGVGFDAATRLPEASDVTQGDHALQVTLARLLAMFGVKGGGQR, encoded by the coding sequence ATGACGACAGGATTCCGGAACCGGGGAGTGAAGAAGGCCGCCGCGGCCGCCGTCGCACTGATCACGTCGGTCAGCCTCGCGGCGTGCGGAGCGGTGCCCGGCATCACCGTCGAGCAGATCCCGCTGCCGGCCCCCGGCGGCATCGGCGACGCGATCACCGTGCACGCCTCGTTCGACAACGCCCTCAACCTGCCCGCGCAGGCCAAGGTGCGCCTCGGCGGCACCGACGTCGGGCAGGTCGATCAGATCGTCGCCAAGGACTATCGCGCCGAGGTCACCATGTCGGTGTCCAAGGACGTCGTCGTCCCGGTGGGGACCGGCGCCGAGCTTCGACAGGCGACACCGCTCGGCGACGTCTTCGTCGCGCTCATACCGCCGACGGACGCGTCGAAGGGACAGGTGCCGGACGGCGGAGCGCTGAGCGGTCCCACGTCGGCCGCCGCCACTGTCGAAGATCTACTGGTCAGCGCGACCGGACTCGTCGACGGCGGGTCGATCAACGCGCTGCAACGGATCTTCACCGAACTGTCCACCGCGATCGGCGGCAACGCTCCCGAACTCAAGGGCGCGATCGACGGCTTCACCACCGCGATCGACAAGTTCAACAAGAACTCGGACCAGGTCGACGAGGCGATGGCCGCGACCGCGAAGCTGACGCAGGAACTCGCGGACGGCCGCAGCCAGATCGCCGCGGCCGTGAACAAACTGCCCGCCGCGATCGACGCGGTCGACGGCCAGGTCGGGTCGATCCTGGACACCCTCGACAAGTCGAACAAGGTGACGGCCGCGACCAACGACTTCCTGCGCACCGAGAAGGACGACTTCGGCGAGTTGCTGGTGAACCTGAACACGACGCTGACCGCATTGAACGAGTCGGCGCCGACGCTCGGACCGCTGTCGGATCGACTGTCCGCGCTGAACCCGAAGTGGAAGTCGGCGACGATGGGGTCGGCGGCCGACGTCGCGGCCAAGGTGTACTGGCTCTCGCCGGGTGTCGGCTTCGACGCGGCCACGCGGCTGCCCGAGGCGAGCGACGTCACCCAGGGCGATCACGCCCTGCAGGTGACCCTCGCCCGGCTGCTGGCCATGTTCGGCGTCAAGGGCGGGGGTCAGCGATGA
- the ilvA gene encoding threonine ammonia-lyase IlvA, protein MERVSTPSHVAAKTVENPVPGLTRDSIIDAARRLDGVVSKTPLEACARLSADTGAHVYLKREDLQTVRSYKIRGAYNVMAQLSAEELAAGVVAASAGNHAQGVAYACATMGVRGRIYVPTTTPKQKRDRIDWHGKGFVELIAVGDTYDAAASAAQSDVLRTGATWIHAFDDPRTASGQGTIGKEIVDQLDGDPDVVVLPVGGAGCMAGIVTYLRAAVPDVAIVGVEPAGAASLAASLIYGEPYTLDRIDPFVDGASVQRIGGLGHAVMAAAGARVVAHPDLAAIARTPAVPVIDLADVDLAPGSVTIMHVDEGAICSTMLELYQNEGIIAEPAGALAATALADLPLPADARVVSLVSGGNNDVSRYGEIIERSLVHRGLKHYFLVNFPQEPGALRRFLDEVLGPDDDITLFEYVKRNNRDTGEALVGIELGDRSGLDGLQDRMSRSRLNVERLEPGSPAYRYLT, encoded by the coding sequence ATGGAGCGAGTGAGTACGCCGTCGCATGTCGCAGCCAAGACCGTTGAGAATCCCGTCCCAGGACTGACTCGCGACTCCATTATCGACGCCGCGCGGCGGCTCGACGGCGTCGTCTCGAAGACCCCGCTGGAGGCCTGCGCTCGCCTGAGTGCGGACACCGGCGCACACGTGTACCTCAAGCGCGAAGACCTGCAGACGGTCCGGTCGTACAAGATCCGCGGCGCCTACAACGTGATGGCACAGCTGTCCGCCGAGGAGCTGGCCGCCGGCGTCGTCGCGGCGAGCGCGGGCAACCACGCGCAGGGTGTCGCGTACGCGTGCGCCACGATGGGGGTGCGGGGACGCATCTACGTCCCGACGACGACACCCAAGCAGAAGCGGGACCGCATCGACTGGCACGGCAAGGGCTTCGTCGAGTTGATCGCCGTCGGCGACACCTACGACGCCGCGGCGTCGGCCGCGCAGTCGGACGTGCTGCGCACCGGGGCCACCTGGATTCACGCGTTCGACGATCCGCGCACCGCATCGGGGCAGGGCACCATCGGCAAGGAGATCGTCGACCAGCTCGACGGCGACCCCGACGTGGTCGTCCTGCCGGTCGGCGGTGCGGGATGCATGGCGGGCATCGTGACCTACCTGCGAGCGGCGGTTCCCGACGTCGCGATCGTCGGGGTAGAGCCGGCCGGAGCCGCGTCGTTGGCCGCATCGCTGATCTACGGTGAGCCCTACACGCTCGATCGGATCGACCCATTCGTCGACGGCGCGTCGGTCCAGCGGATCGGCGGACTCGGACACGCCGTGATGGCCGCAGCCGGTGCCCGAGTGGTCGCACACCCGGATCTGGCGGCCATCGCGCGGACACCCGCGGTTCCGGTGATCGATCTCGCCGACGTCGACCTCGCGCCCGGCAGCGTCACCATCATGCACGTCGACGAGGGCGCCATCTGCTCGACGATGCTGGAGCTCTATCAGAACGAGGGGATCATCGCCGAGCCCGCCGGAGCGTTGGCGGCCACCGCGCTCGCCGATCTGCCGCTGCCCGCCGACGCGCGTGTCGTGTCTCTGGTGTCCGGCGGGAACAACGACGTCTCCCGCTACGGCGAGATCATCGAACGGTCGCTGGTGCACCGCGGGCTCAAGCACTACTTCCTGGTCAACTTCCCGCAGGAGCCCGGCGCGCTCCGTCGCTTCCTCGATGAGGTCCTCGGTCCGGACGACGACATCACCCTCTTCGAGTACGTCAAGCGCAACAACCGTGACACCGGCGAGGCTCTCGTCGGCATCGAGCTCGGTGATCGATCCGGACTCGACGGCCTGCAGGACCGTATGTCACGCTCGCGGCTCAACGTCGAACGTCTCGAACCGGGATCGCCCGCATACCGCTACTTGACATGA
- a CDS encoding MCE family protein, with protein MLTSRNGIGRGVAAVAVAAATALTVGACSLMPASWSAALGSAKTVTAYFDDVSGLYTGNDVAVLGMPVGQITDVTPQGTRVKVTMTVDDDVKVPEDVTAAIVNTSIVTTRHIELSPAYTGGPTLDDDGVIKNTKAPVEIGTLFDSIDQLVVNLSGDRPGEGPLADLVDITSGIADGNGERLRAALDGLAKAGKTGADNGDAIVDILKSLSSLTTALTDNYPKMTAFSSSMTQVAQMLGDQSDGLVATLDDLNRTLANTSEFLEDNANTISSSTGRLSAVIANLSDYSRQVVETIDVAPLLFQNLSNSISAEQGAWRASVLLDKSLLDNELTVKLCEAINIDKKGCRTGRLDDFGPDLGIYSGLLGLMTK; from the coding sequence ATGCTGACCTCGCGCAACGGGATCGGCCGCGGAGTCGCCGCGGTCGCGGTCGCCGCGGCCACGGCGCTCACGGTCGGCGCCTGCTCGCTGATGCCGGCGAGTTGGAGTGCGGCCCTCGGCAGCGCGAAGACCGTGACCGCCTACTTCGACGACGTGTCCGGCCTCTACACGGGCAACGACGTCGCCGTGCTCGGCATGCCGGTCGGGCAGATCACCGACGTCACCCCGCAGGGCACCCGCGTCAAGGTGACGATGACCGTCGACGACGACGTCAAGGTCCCCGAGGACGTGACAGCGGCCATCGTGAACACCTCGATCGTCACCACCCGACACATCGAACTGTCGCCCGCGTACACCGGGGGACCGACACTCGACGACGACGGAGTCATCAAGAACACGAAGGCGCCCGTGGAGATCGGCACCCTGTTCGACTCCATCGACCAGCTCGTGGTGAACCTGTCCGGCGACCGACCGGGCGAGGGGCCGCTGGCCGACCTCGTCGACATCACCTCCGGTATCGCGGACGGCAACGGCGAACGGCTGCGCGCGGCCCTCGACGGACTCGCCAAGGCCGGCAAGACCGGTGCCGACAACGGCGACGCCATCGTCGACATCCTGAAATCGCTCAGCTCGCTGACGACCGCGCTGACCGACAACTACCCCAAGATGACGGCGTTCTCGTCGTCGATGACGCAGGTGGCTCAGATGCTCGGCGACCAGTCCGACGGGCTCGTCGCCACCCTCGACGACCTGAACCGGACGCTGGCGAACACCTCCGAGTTCCTGGAGGACAACGCGAACACCATCAGCTCGTCCACCGGCAGGCTGAGCGCCGTCATCGCCAACCTCTCCGACTACTCGCGGCAGGTCGTCGAGACGATCGACGTGGCGCCGCTGCTGTTCCAGAACCTGTCCAACTCGATATCCGCCGAGCAGGGTGCGTGGCGCGCATCGGTGCTCTTGGACAAGTCGCTCCTCGACAACGAACTGACCGTCAAGCTCTGCGAGGCGATCAACATTGACAAGAAGGGCTGCCGCACCGGCCGCTTGGACGATTTCGGTCCCGATCTGGGGATCTACTCGGGTCTGTTGGGGCTGATGACGAAATGA
- a CDS encoding MCE family protein — protein MKNRLAASFAGRRRLWYGIIGAVGIIVLIVAVVGISSADIGKRTYTGDFVQAGGIRPGDKVRVAGIDKGEVTDTRLAGDHVTITMKVDSDVHIRQDGSAEIKMSTLLGQRYIDVVLGDSDDELSGDRIQTTRVPYDLQQTLAKGTPVLAGIKADDLANSIRTLNSQLKGAPAIAAPTLDALTRMSAVINNRTDQINQLLTDTKAVTEQVQSSQFQLSIIVGQGAQLATKIATRERLVTKMLDGIAELTEQARAVAAENGNQFAPVMANLDTIASGLEKNRDNLRKMLEVLPVTARLTNNLMGDGPYANGYLPWGIFPDNWLCLAKVVDGC, from the coding sequence ATGAAGAACCGCCTCGCAGCATCGTTCGCCGGCCGCCGACGCCTCTGGTACGGCATCATCGGCGCCGTCGGCATCATCGTGCTCATCGTCGCCGTGGTCGGCATCAGCTCGGCCGACATCGGCAAACGGACGTACACGGGCGACTTCGTCCAGGCGGGCGGGATCCGCCCCGGCGACAAGGTACGCGTCGCGGGCATCGACAAGGGGGAGGTGACCGACACCCGGCTCGCCGGCGACCACGTCACGATCACCATGAAGGTCGACAGCGACGTCCACATCCGCCAGGACGGATCGGCCGAGATCAAGATGTCGACCCTCCTCGGTCAGCGGTACATCGACGTCGTCCTCGGCGACTCCGACGACGAGCTCTCCGGCGATCGCATCCAGACCACCCGTGTGCCCTACGACCTGCAGCAGACGCTCGCCAAAGGTACACCGGTACTCGCCGGTATCAAGGCGGACGATCTCGCCAACAGCATCCGGACCTTGAACTCCCAGCTCAAGGGCGCCCCGGCGATCGCGGCGCCGACCCTCGACGCGCTCACCCGGATGTCGGCGGTCATCAACAACCGCACCGACCAGATCAACCAGCTCCTCACCGACACGAAGGCCGTCACCGAACAGGTGCAGAGCAGCCAGTTCCAGCTGTCGATCATCGTCGGACAGGGCGCGCAACTGGCGACGAAGATCGCCACCCGAGAACGGCTCGTCACCAAGATGCTCGACGGGATCGCCGAACTCACCGAACAGGCGCGTGCCGTGGCCGCCGAGAACGGGAACCAGTTCGCCCCGGTGATGGCCAACCTCGACACCATCGCGTCCGGCCTGGAGAAGAATCGCGACAACCTGCGCAAGATGCTGGAGGTGCTCCCGGTGACGGCACGTCTGACCAACAATCTGATGGGCGACGGACCGTACGCCAACGGCTACCTGCCGTGGGGCATCTTCCCCGACAACTGGTTGTGCCTGGCGAAGGTGGTGGACGGATGCTGA
- a CDS encoding MlaE family ABC transporter permease, translating into MSTETVGTRVGLGERWSRSGAGTWFREHITKSFETFGRQLAMFVEVFKVLVTDIVERRFPFKEFVRQCAFMASTSVFPTLLVAIPIGVIVSIQVSNIAGQIGATSFSGAATGLGVIRQGAPLVTSLLLAGAVGSAIAADLGSRTIRDEIDAMKVMGVNPVQRLISPRLLATMLVAILLCGFVCFVGFITGYVFNVYAQGGTPGSYTGTFASFAGTSDLIFALVKSVIFGAIVAVVACDRGLNTSGGPAGVANSVNAAVVNSVLLLFTVNVVLTQVFALVVPAKVV; encoded by the coding sequence GTGAGCACGGAGACGGTAGGGACTCGCGTCGGCCTCGGCGAGAGGTGGTCGCGAAGCGGTGCCGGTACGTGGTTCCGCGAGCACATCACGAAATCGTTCGAGACCTTCGGACGGCAGCTGGCGATGTTCGTCGAGGTCTTCAAAGTTCTCGTCACCGACATAGTCGAACGACGCTTCCCGTTCAAGGAGTTCGTCCGCCAGTGTGCGTTCATGGCGTCCACATCCGTGTTTCCGACGCTCCTGGTGGCCATCCCGATCGGTGTCATCGTGTCGATCCAGGTGTCGAACATCGCCGGCCAGATCGGTGCGACGTCGTTCTCCGGTGCGGCGACGGGCCTCGGCGTGATCCGGCAGGGAGCGCCGCTGGTCACCTCATTGCTGCTCGCGGGTGCCGTCGGTTCGGCGATCGCCGCCGACCTCGGGTCGCGCACCATCCGCGACGAGATCGACGCGATGAAGGTGATGGGCGTGAACCCCGTGCAGCGACTCATCTCGCCGCGGCTGCTCGCGACGATGCTCGTGGCGATCCTGCTCTGCGGCTTCGTGTGCTTCGTCGGCTTCATCACCGGATACGTCTTCAACGTGTACGCGCAGGGCGGGACCCCGGGCAGCTACACCGGGACGTTCGCATCGTTCGCCGGCACGTCGGACCTGATCTTCGCACTCGTGAAATCGGTGATCTTCGGTGCCATCGTCGCCGTCGTCGCCTGCGACCGCGGCCTCAACACCAGCGGCGGCCCTGCCGGAGTCGCGAACTCGGTCAACGCGGCCGTCGTCAACTCCGTGCTGCTGCTGTTCACGGTGAATGTCGTGCTCACCCAGGTGTTCGCCCTCGTCGTTCCGGCGAAGGTGGTGTGA
- a CDS encoding YigZ family protein: MLVLDGAVGDVGETTIIRRSRFVATLARVESEDDVVALRERVDAAGANHVCWAYVLGSGPHQKTRSSDDGEPAGTAGPPILAALVGREVVNAAVVVVRWFGGVKLGAGGLIRAYGGAASAVLDVAPLREAVPSSVIRLRVPVDDAGRIATDLHAFTTVRSVDYGPCAVEFVVEAASDVQNRVRDHVLSATSGAAEIVAVSEQWA, from the coding sequence GTGCTCGTCCTGGACGGGGCGGTCGGAGACGTCGGAGAGACCACGATCATTCGTCGATCGCGGTTCGTGGCGACGCTGGCGCGTGTCGAGTCCGAGGACGACGTCGTCGCGCTGCGCGAGCGGGTCGACGCGGCCGGTGCGAATCACGTCTGCTGGGCGTACGTGCTGGGTTCGGGCCCGCACCAGAAGACGCGGTCGAGCGACGACGGCGAACCGGCGGGCACCGCCGGACCGCCGATCCTCGCGGCGCTCGTCGGCCGCGAGGTGGTGAACGCCGCCGTGGTCGTGGTCCGCTGGTTCGGCGGAGTCAAGCTCGGGGCGGGCGGTCTGATCCGTGCGTACGGGGGAGCCGCGAGCGCGGTCCTCGACGTCGCCCCATTGCGGGAGGCCGTGCCGTCCAGCGTGATCCGGCTCCGCGTGCCGGTCGACGACGCCGGACGGATCGCCACCGATCTGCACGCGTTCACCACGGTCCGGTCGGTGGACTACGGACCCTGCGCCGTCGAGTTCGTCGTGGAGGCGGCCTCCGACGTACAGAATCGCGTCCGCGACCACGTCCTGTCGGCCACATCCGGCGCCGCCGAGATCGTCGCCGTCTCCGAACAGTGGGCGTGA
- a CDS encoding ABC transporter permease, with protein sequence MTASRYTPPALRPLVWGRKALEGPRDALVAMGHLITFLVKSIGLAPITFRHYRKEVWRLLSDVAWGNGAIVVGGGTVGVMVILGVMGGATVGIEGYTALHLLGMDPVTGGLSAFATTREIAPLLAATAFTAQSGCRFTAQLGSMRISEEIDALESIAIRPLPYLVTTRMAAAVLSIIPLYAISLAANYLACQIMFQVQSGQGSGTYDHYFESFILSRDVVFSFVKVIVFVLLTTFIQCYYGYFASGGPEGVGIAAGHAIRLSIITIVFANLILTLVFWGMTAGIRISG encoded by the coding sequence ATGACGGCATCGCGGTACACCCCGCCCGCGCTCAGACCCCTCGTCTGGGGCCGCAAGGCGCTCGAAGGGCCGCGCGACGCGCTGGTCGCGATGGGGCATCTCATCACCTTCCTGGTCAAGTCCATCGGACTGGCCCCGATCACCTTCCGCCACTACCGCAAGGAGGTGTGGCGACTGCTGTCGGACGTCGCCTGGGGCAACGGCGCCATCGTCGTCGGCGGCGGAACGGTGGGCGTCATGGTGATCCTCGGCGTGATGGGCGGCGCCACGGTCGGCATCGAGGGATACACGGCTCTGCACCTGCTCGGCATGGACCCGGTGACCGGTGGCCTGTCGGCGTTCGCGACCACTCGCGAGATCGCGCCGCTGCTCGCCGCGACCGCGTTCACCGCGCAGTCCGGGTGCCGATTCACCGCACAGCTGGGTTCGATGCGGATCAGCGAGGAGATCGACGCGCTCGAGTCCATCGCGATCCGACCGTTGCCGTATCTGGTCACCACCCGGATGGCGGCGGCAGTGCTCTCGATCATCCCGCTGTACGCGATCTCGCTCGCCGCGAACTACCTCGCCTGCCAGATCATGTTCCAGGTGCAGAGCGGACAGGGGTCCGGCACCTACGACCACTACTTCGAGTCGTTCATCCTCTCGCGCGATGTGGTGTTCTCGTTCGTCAAAGTGATCGTCTTCGTCCTGCTGACGACGTTCATCCAGTGCTATTACGGGTACTTCGCGTCGGGCGGTCCGGAGGGCGTCGGCATCGCCGCCGGTCACGCGATCCGGCTCTCGATCATCACCATCGTGTTCGCGAATCTGATCTTGACGCTCGTGTTCTGGGGAATGACCGCCGGAATAAGGATATCGGGGTAA
- a CDS encoding MCE family protein, translated as MRIDTGGRDPSMKTYFIRGTIFAVVGLVVLGLLWARYEGKFDSTTDVSAELNDVGDGLISGADVRYNGMIVGEVDSVAVIGSSSDQLRSVHMLLEPKQAEGIPANTTARTVPSNLFGVNSVELIAPKDPSSDRLSTGDVVKADTSEPTIRLQDAQNELRTLLRSVPPEDLGMVLGTIADALDGGGATFSTFVGVLDTYWKTINAQFPPGAPSGFDNFDKAIKGLAASTPELLDTLGRSVKPALTIAEKQDELTALLSSGQDVLDSTQALFAANGDAGKRVVRSLNTTLGATMLDPDAMPQALRELYVLAGRVLGVFTGTNGKPQLNLGINFGAYRMYTHQNCPVYDGGPYGQLRGPGCVGAGTGTGPTMSGPLTVYPEGGMQPDRNRNTKKVRGVTTTRDEKTLSDALGRTPTAAETLMLGPLVSVAPTQGGDR; from the coding sequence ATGAGAATCGATACAGGCGGCCGCGACCCGTCGATGAAGACGTACTTCATCCGCGGCACGATCTTCGCCGTCGTCGGACTGGTCGTCCTCGGTCTGCTGTGGGCACGGTACGAGGGGAAGTTCGACAGCACGACCGACGTCTCCGCCGAGCTCAACGATGTCGGCGACGGCCTCATCAGCGGTGCGGACGTCCGCTACAACGGCATGATCGTCGGCGAGGTCGACTCGGTCGCGGTGATCGGCAGTTCATCGGATCAGCTCCGGTCGGTGCACATGCTCCTCGAACCCAAACAAGCGGAGGGGATCCCGGCCAACACGACGGCGCGCACCGTCCCGTCGAACCTGTTCGGCGTCAACTCGGTGGAGCTCATCGCACCGAAGGACCCGTCCAGCGATCGTCTGTCGACCGGCGACGTCGTCAAGGCCGACACCTCCGAGCCGACGATTCGCCTGCAGGATGCGCAGAACGAGCTGCGCACGCTGCTGCGCAGCGTCCCGCCCGAGGATCTCGGCATGGTCCTGGGCACCATCGCCGACGCCCTCGACGGCGGCGGTGCGACGTTCTCGACCTTCGTCGGGGTGCTCGACACCTATTGGAAGACGATCAACGCGCAGTTCCCGCCGGGTGCACCGTCGGGCTTCGACAACTTCGACAAGGCGATCAAGGGGCTGGCCGCCTCGACACCGGAACTGCTCGACACGCTCGGCAGATCGGTCAAGCCCGCACTCACCATCGCCGAGAAGCAGGACGAGCTGACCGCGCTGCTCTCGAGCGGGCAGGACGTGCTCGATTCGACGCAGGCGCTGTTCGCCGCGAACGGAGACGCGGGCAAACGCGTGGTGCGCAGTCTCAACACCACGCTCGGCGCCACCATGCTCGATCCGGACGCCATGCCGCAGGCGCTGCGCGAACTGTACGTACTCGCCGGCCGGGTGCTCGGCGTGTTCACCGGGACCAACGGGAAGCCGCAGCTCAACCTCGGCATCAACTTCGGCGCGTACCGCATGTACACCCACCAGAACTGTCCGGTGTACGACGGCGGCCCCTACGGTCAACTGCGCGGACCGGGCTGCGTCGGCGCGGGCACCGGCACCGGTCCCACCATGTCCGGACCGCTGACCGTGTACCCGGAGGGCGGAATGCAGCCCGATCGGAACCGGAACACCAAGAAGGTGCGCGGTGTGACCACCACGCGGGATGAGAAGACGCTCAGTGATGCGCTCGGCCGCACGCCGACCGCCGCCGAGACCCTGATGCTGGGTCCGCTGGTGTCGGTCGCTCCGACGCAGGGAGGGGACCGGTGA
- a CDS encoding MCE family protein translates to MSGKNTDSIRRPLIGFGVFAVVAVLLTYVIWSTLERSVQGSTTGYATMFHDASGLATGDDVRMAGVRVGRVESIDLDDGQARVTFEVQDGQHVYANTRAAIRYQNLIGQRYLALSLDEKTPGPELDKGATLHLPGEDSFDVTKLLAGFQPVFDTLTPEQVNTLSESLIQTFQGDDVSLSRTLAQIGQVANDMANRDQVLGAVITNLSVVMRELASQGKQVETLIDSTSRLVEDLNGNSAAFGKAIDQIGTTATGFGDVLARNRGSLASAGTSARQATDNLIAEGSKLDTMARVLPEFLGHFPFVMMQGAYLNIYACELDIAIGDVLLPPGLVTQIGGTQHSVVCR, encoded by the coding sequence GTGAGCGGCAAGAACACAGACAGCATCCGCAGGCCCCTCATCGGCTTCGGAGTGTTCGCGGTGGTCGCGGTGCTCCTGACCTACGTCATCTGGTCGACGCTCGAACGATCGGTGCAGGGGTCGACCACCGGCTACGCCACGATGTTCCACGACGCGTCGGGCCTGGCGACGGGCGACGACGTCCGAATGGCGGGCGTCCGCGTCGGGCGCGTCGAGAGCATCGACCTCGACGACGGTCAGGCGCGTGTCACGTTCGAAGTGCAGGACGGTCAGCACGTGTACGCGAACACCCGGGCGGCGATTCGCTACCAGAATCTGATCGGGCAGCGCTACCTGGCGTTGAGCCTCGACGAGAAGACCCCCGGCCCCGAACTCGACAAGGGGGCGACGCTGCATCTGCCCGGCGAGGACTCCTTCGATGTGACCAAACTGCTCGCGGGATTCCAACCGGTGTTCGACACCCTCACCCCCGAACAGGTCAACACGCTCTCAGAGAGCCTCATCCAGACGTTCCAGGGCGACGACGTCTCCCTCTCGCGGACCCTCGCCCAGATCGGGCAGGTCGCGAACGACATGGCGAACCGTGACCAGGTGCTCGGGGCTGTCATCACGAACCTCTCGGTCGTGATGCGCGAACTGGCCTCTCAGGGCAAGCAGGTCGAGACGCTCATCGACAGCACGTCACGCCTCGTCGAAGACCTCAACGGGAACTCGGCCGCGTTCGGCAAGGCGATCGACCAGATCGGCACCACCGCAACCGGTTTCGGCGACGTGCTGGCGCGCAACCGCGGTTCGCTCGCGAGTGCGGGCACCTCTGCGCGCCAGGCCACCGACAACCTCATAGCGGAGGGGTCGAAACTCGACACGATGGCCAGAGTCCTCCCGGAGTTCCTGGGCCACTTCCCATTCGTCATGATGCAGGGCGCCTACTTGAACATCTACGCATGTGAACTCGACATCGCGATCGGCGACGTCCTGCTCCCGCCGGGACTGGTCACCCAGATCGGCGGCACCCAGCACTCGGTGGTGTGCCGATGA
- a CDS encoding MCE family protein: protein MKKWFAKRKIMIGNLGLVVVMLLGLAYIAFGSLSWRPWQGTYEVTVNFPQSGGLQSTSKAMLRGSQIGEVRDIQVTPDSVRVRLRLNDDVKINKAAQVSALGLSAAGEQYVNFTPTTDDGPYLSDGDVIEVGQTHVTVAFSSMLQSSLDVIGQIDAPKLTATLQELEIALNDKGPNQLRSVFRSGGAIFADLAKALPETTRLIDNLGTVFKTTADVQPDLARLAGGANELMTAVAAADGEIRELLGKGPAQLSSLSGSLATITDPVSDILKQFLDIGQQGALRAPALANLFPSIRDGSAQAQKMFHDGAWWALASVYPRPACNYALAPVRPTKILELTVPTNLYCETKDPTLQTRGSSKAPRPKGDDTAGPPPNYDPEARTIPLDK from the coding sequence ATGAAGAAGTGGTTCGCCAAACGCAAGATCATGATCGGCAACCTCGGCCTGGTCGTGGTGATGCTCCTCGGACTGGCGTACATCGCGTTCGGTTCGTTGAGTTGGCGTCCGTGGCAGGGCACCTACGAGGTGACGGTCAACTTCCCGCAGTCGGGCGGACTCCAGAGCACCAGTAAGGCGATGCTGCGCGGCTCCCAGATCGGCGAGGTCCGCGACATCCAGGTGACACCGGACTCCGTCCGCGTTCGGCTCCGACTGAACGACGACGTGAAGATCAACAAGGCCGCGCAGGTGTCCGCGCTGGGGCTGTCGGCGGCCGGCGAGCAGTACGTGAACTTCACCCCGACCACCGACGACGGCCCGTACCTGTCCGACGGCGATGTCATCGAGGTCGGGCAGACGCATGTGACCGTCGCGTTCTCGTCCATGCTGCAGTCGTCGTTGGACGTCATCGGCCAGATCGATGCGCCGAAGCTGACCGCGACCCTGCAGGAGCTGGAGATCGCGCTCAACGACAAGGGACCAAACCAGCTCCGGTCGGTGTTCCGCTCCGGCGGCGCGATCTTCGCCGATCTGGCCAAGGCGCTGCCCGAGACCACGAGGCTGATCGACAACCTCGGGACCGTCTTCAAGACCACTGCCGACGTCCAACCGGATCTGGCGCGGCTCGCCGGCGGTGCGAACGAGCTGATGACGGCGGTCGCCGCGGCCGACGGTGAGATCCGCGAGCTGCTGGGGAAGGGACCGGCCCAGCTGTCCTCCCTCTCGGGATCGCTCGCGACGATCACCGATCCGGTCAGCGACATCCTCAAACAGTTCCTCGACATCGGACAGCAGGGTGCGCTGCGGGCTCCCGCCCTGGCCAACCTGTTCCCGTCGATCCGAGACGGAAGCGCCCAGGCGCAGAAGATGTTCCACGACGGCGCGTGGTGGGCACTCGCCTCGGTCTACCCGCGGCCGGCCTGCAACTACGCACTCGCGCCGGTGCGGCCGACCAAGATCTTGGAGCTGACCGTACCGACCAACCTGTACTGCGAGACGAAGGATCCGACGCTGCAGACCCGCGGCTCGTCGAAGGCGCCCCGACCCAAGGGCGACGACACCGCTGGTCCGCCGCCGAACTACGATCCAGAAGCACGCACGATTCCGCTGGACAAGTGA